Below is a genomic region from Salvelinus fontinalis isolate EN_2023a chromosome 2, ASM2944872v1, whole genome shotgun sequence.
acgctcgatgaggacaaaggtaaggagtcaggcgcagagagcaaaggtaacggggaaaaaccactttttaatgtccaaccagaaatacaactggtaacgtcaaaaaacattggcgtacaactccaacctgaataaagtccaaaactggaaacaTAAATTCAGTCTGTGGAAAACCCCAATGAAAAATAGCAACCTcaacatacaaacagagaaacaagcccgcacaaacataaacgggctaaacgaacttaaataacaccaccctaacaaccaaacaataaacaggtgaaatcaattagacaaaaccaaacgaaaaggaaaaaaggatcggtggcagctagtagaccggcgacgacgaccgccgagcgccactcgaacaggaaggaaggccaccttcggtaatactcgttacactgtgtttcagacataaggaagtggatggctgcaaactttctacttttaaactcggacaaaacagagatgattgttctaggtcccaagaaacaaagagatcttctgttgactctgacaattaatcttgatggttgtacagtcgtctcaaataaaactgtgaaggacctcagcgttactctggaccctgatctctcttttgacgaacatatcaagactgtttcaaggacagcttttttccatctacgtaacattgcaaaaatcagaaactttgtccaaaaattatgctgaaaaattaatccatgcttttgttacttctaggttagactactgcaatgctctacttttcggctacccagataaagcactaaataaacttcagtcaggctgctagaatcctgactagaaccaaaagatgtgatcatattactccagtgctagcctccctacactggcttcctgttaaggcaagggctgatttcaaggttttactgctaacctacaaagcattacatgggcttgctcctacctatctttccgatttggtcctgccgtacatatctacacgtacgctacggtcacaagacgcagacctccaaattgtccctagaatttctaagcaaacagctggaggcagggctttctcctatagagctccatttttatggaatggtctgcctacccatgtgagagacgcagactcggtctcaacctttaagtctttactgaagactcatctcttcagtgggtcatatgattgagtgtagtctggcccaggagtgtgaaggtgaacggaaaggctctggagcattgaaccgcccttgctgtctctgcctggccggttcccctctctccactgggattctctgcctctaaccctattacaggttatgagtcactggcttacttgtgctctttcatgccgtccctaggaggggtgcgtcacttgagtgggttgagtcactgacgtgatcttcctgtctgggttggcgccctcccccccccccttgggttgtgccgtggcgaagatctttgtgggctatactcggccttgtctcaggatggtaagttggtggctgaagatatccctctagtggtgtgggggctgtgctttggcaaagtgggtggggttatatccttcctgtttggccctgtccgggggtatcatcggatggggccacagtgtctcctgacccctcctgtctcagcctccagtatttatgctgcagtagtttatgtgtcggggggctaggatcagtttgttatatctggagtactgtcttatccggtgtcttatccggtgtcctgtgtgaattttagtatgctctctctaattctctctttctctcttttttctctctctcggaggacctgagccctaggaccatgcctcaggacgacctggcatgatgactccttgctgtccccagtccatctggccgtgctgctgctccagtttcaactgttatgcctgcggctatggaaccctgacctgttcaccggacgtgctacctgtcccagacctgctgttttcaattctctagagacagcaggagtggtagagatactcttaatgatcggctatgaaaagccaactgacatttactcctgaagtgctgacttgctgcaccctcgacaactactgtgattattatttgaccatgctggtcatttatgaacatttgaacatcttggccatgttctgttataatctcaacccggcacagccagaagaggactggccacccctcagagcctggttcctctctaggtttcttcctaggttttggcctttctagggagtttttcctagccaccgtgcttctacgcctgcattgcttgctgtttggggttttaggctgggtttctgtacagcactttgagatatcagctgatgtaagaagggctatataaatacatttgatttgatttgaaacccagactaaaatcccaaacagcaagcaatgcaggtgtagaagcacggtggctaggaaaaactccctagaaagacaggAACCTAGTCAGAAGGCGAGAGACCAACAAATGAGTCACCCTGAACTAATCAACCCATTACTCACACAGCCATGCAGATAACATCTAGAACATCCGAAGACATAAAAATAACTACAATGGAAGTGTATTTTGGaaaacaggtagcctacctttaTAACTTTGTTGGGGCAGGTGGCTCGGAACAGGTTTAAAACTTCATTGTGCTCTGGGCTTCCTGGCTGGATGAGGCAGGACAGGCAGGACGTGTTGGCTGGCATGGCATCCCAATGCTGAGGGAGACTCTCAATAGGTTGAGCTAGAGCAAACACAGTTATTTCTAAGTTGGTGAACAGTTAGCATTTCCCATAAGAAAATCATGTCACACTTAACCATCATGCTAACACTAGCCGGGCATACATAGTTGTATACAGGATAGGATAGTGCCACGGGGAAGTAGAACAGTCTTAGCGAAGCATCTGCCCATGTAATAGTTGTTTCCACTGCTCTAAAAATTTTACCTTCCTCACAATAATGGTATCCATGAACAGAATACAAAGGTTAAGAAAATGCAAATAGACTTCCGGCTAATGGACGTGTTGAACTTGAACTGAGCTTATCCCCTTGTTAACTAAGGTTAAAATAGAAAATTAACTCTGTGTGGAATACACCAACCTGTACCTGCTAACTTGTCGATTTGTCTGCTTTTGAGGATGTTTCCACTTGTCTTGTTAGCAGCCCTGTCAGGCAGGGTGAACTTGCACATTTTCCCCCGGACAGAGACCTCCACACGGGGCTGCTTCCTCTCCAGCGCCTGCTGCAGATGGAAGTTATGGATGGGGTGGATCCTCTGGTACTGCCCCCCTGGCTGCTGCTGCCAATCCACCATGTTACTAGGCACTTTAATGTTCCAGTTGAAGGACTCTTTGTCCCTGGCCTTCCTCAGCGTTTCCTGGATTCTCATGGCATGGATGCGGTGGCGGTTGGATTCGGACAGGTAGACAGCGTCGTGTGGGATGCTGCTGCTCTCTGGTTCCTTTAGGTTCAGGTCCTTGATCCAACGATCCACTTTGGAAGAAATGTGGAAGACAGCCGGATCCACTTCCCGGCCCTTGATGACAATGTCCTCATTCTTTTGTGGCTTTTTAGCTTTACCCCAGTTGAACAATGCTGTGAGAATAAAAGGAAAAgtgggggggatacctagtcagtggtacaactgaatgccactgaaatgtgtcttccgcatttaccCCCTCTGAATCAAAGAGGTGCAGGGAGCTGCCTTAATAAATAAACATCAACAGCACCaagggagcagtgggttaactgccttgctcaagggcagaacaacagattttgaccttgtcaggtcagggatttgatccagcaacctttagtttactggcccaatgctctaaccactaggctaccatatGGGACACAACACACTGTTTTAATGAAGTAATAGGGTATTCTATAGAATGTCAAGTAGAACGTCGTGTAGAACGTCAAGTGGAACGTCATGTGAAACGTCATGTGGAACGTCATGTGGAACGTCAAGTGGAACGTCATGTGGAACGTCATGTGGAACGTCATGTGGAACGTCAAGTGGAACGTCATGTGGAACGTCATGTGGAACGTCAAGTAGAACGTCATATAGAATGTCTTACCGTGAGGTTTTACGTATGTAGGCTTTTTGCAGGTGATCAGATATTCAGGTAGAGCCTGGTGACCATTAAAGATGACCCAGGTGTCTCCGCCTCCTTTCACACTGTCATACAGGGTGAGTGGGTCTCTGGCAAAGGGAGGAGGCACGATGAGACCTGGACAGCCAACAATTGACTTGCCAGTCAGCACCTGTGCCTCAATGAAGTACAGGTACTCCTCGTCAGCTGAGCCCTTCCACAGCCTCTCTGCCCCATGCACGCTGCCGCTGAAGTAGATCCCCTCTCCCAGCTTTTGCTCTGTGGATGAAACATATTCTTGCACAACATCAGAGAAAGTGGACTGCATGGCAACATAAAACCATTTTGTGACGGTTGTGTGTTATTCTAGCTACACACCAGGAATAGGTATGTGTTGTGACTGAAAAAGACTAGTGAAAGTTGCCGACCTGCATATTCTGATTGCGGTAGACCCACGGATAGAGTACATGTCGGCTAGTGTAACTATTTATTACACCTCatgttaacattctgtcataaaaaaacatgttttccaatCTCAAGGCGTTAAATAATAATCAAATACTAAAGTGCCATTAAGGTAACATGGTAGAggttttcatcttaaatcagccataaattgTCCCTTGTGACATGTGGAATGGAAGCTAGTTGTGACATGTGGAATGGAAGCTAATTGTGACATGTGGAATGGAAGCtagttgtgacagggggaatggaagctagtTGTGACATGTGGAATGGAAGCtagttgtgacagggggaatggaagctagttgtgacagggggaatggaagctagtTGTGACAGTGTTAGGAATTCTGTAaataaatagttaaaacaaattctagctttagataaaactataactaattgaactctgcatgcctggtgaaaagagatttgtgttgtgggtcataaaataagcagaaagggtcgttaaactatggttgaactgacccaacttagccctgaggtgtttagataaggctgtgggtaactttttaggtcttccattatcttgagttgtctgctaaagtggtaatcaattatagtgagccttcaggataaatgattatattgtgtgtcatgtgagtgccctgtgaagttggaatgaacttttgaacctgttttctatttgtcaggacaatgagacttatactgtaacctatgacgtcatatcttgtatataaacctgtgtttatgatcaaatggcagcgtgctccgagaataaacactattatctaattttaataagactgtatcctgtctattttatgttaataagtatcttacaaattcttataaatagactgattgaatttaatgaatgagtatattagaggaattatttaattccactaacagacagggggaatggaagctagtTTTGACATGTGGAATGGAAGCTAGTTGTGATGGAGAATGAAAGCTAGTTGTGATAGGGGGAATGGAAGTTAGTTGTGACATGTGGAATGGAAGCTAGTTGTGatagggggaatggaagctaatTGTGACAGAGGGAATGGAAGCtagttgtgacagggggaatggaagctaatTGTGACAGAGGGAATGGAAGCtagttgtgacagggggaatggaagctagttgtgacagggggaatggaagctagtTGTGACATGTGGAATGGAAGCtagttgtgacagggggaatggaagctagtTGTGACATGTGGAATGGAAGCtagttgtgacagggggaatggaagctagtTGTGACATGTGGAATGGAAGTTAGTTGTGACATGTGGAATGGAAGCTAATTGTGACGGGGAATGGAAGCTAGTTGTGACAGAGGGAATGGAAGCtagttgtgacagggggaatggaagctagttgtgacagggggaatggaagctagttgtgacagggggaatggaagctagtTGTGACATGTGGAATGGAAGCtagttgtgacagggggaatggaagctagttgtgacagggggaatggaagctagttgtgacagggggaatggaagctagtTGTGACATGTGGAATGGAAGCtagttgtgtgcaacagggagggtcAATTGAGtgcaagcttcacaaaaaaaaatgtcTAGCCTATGGGTAAAAGGTTTGATTGTGTTATGCTCGATAGGCTAATTTTTCCACCACAAAtcaccagaaaatggccaaaaataataaaaccagctcacctgcttatACACTATGATTGataatttatttaactaggcaagtcagttaagaacaaattctttatACAATGACGGGGTACACCGTCCAAactcggacgacactgggccaattgtgcgccgccctatgggactcccaatcacagccggttatgatacagcctggaatcaaaccaaggtgtctgtagtgacgcctctagcactgagatgcggtgccttagaccgctgcaccactcgggagcctgaACCAGgctctgtagtgactcctctagcactgagatgcggtgccttagaccgctgcaccactcgggagcctgaACCAGgctctgtagtgactcctctagcactgagatgcggtgcctctgcaccactcaggagcctgaACCAGgctctgtagtgactcctctagcactgagatgcggtgccgctgcaccactcaggagcctgaaccagggtctgtagtgactcctctagcactgagatgaggtgcctctgcaccactcaggagcctgaACATGTTGATGTTCAATGTTTATTTAGAAAAAAAGGAAGGAATAGGAAGTTTaaccatattaaaacgagagttcagttcacgcaacagggttgaccttaaaatgtgGTGGTGTAAACTCTGAATCTCTCTAACCGTCAGGTGGTGTAACTCCATCTGAATCTCTCTAACCGTCAGGTGGTGTAAACTCCATCTGAATCTCTCTAACCGTCAGGTGGTGTAAACTCTGAATCTCTCTCACCGTCAGGTGGTGTAAACTCCATCTGAATCTCTCTCACCGTCAGGTGGTGTAAACTCCATCTGAATCTCTCTAACCGTCAGGTGGTGTAAACTCCATCTGAATCTCTCTCACCGTCAGGTGGTGTAAACTCTGAATCTCTCTCACCGTCAGGTGGTGTAAACTCCATCTGAATCTCTCTAACCGTCAGGTGGTGTAAACTCCATCTGAATCTCTCTAACCGTCAGGTGGTGTAAACTCCATCTGAATCTCTCTAACCGTCAGGTGGTGTAAACTCTGAATCTCTCTCACCGTCAGGTGGTGTAAACTCTGAATCTCTCTAACCGTCAGGTGGTGTAAACTCCATCTGAATCTCTCTAACCGTCAGGTGGTGTAAACTCTGAATCTCTCTAACCGTCAGGTGGTGTAAACTCTGAATCTCTCTTACCATCAGGTGGTGTAAACTCTGAATCTCTCTAACCGTCAGGTGGTGTAAACTCCATCTGAATCTCTCTAACCATCAGGTGGTGTAAACTCCATCTGAATCTCTCTAACCATCAGGTGGTGTAAACTCCATCTGAATCTCTCTAACCATCAGGTGGTGTAAACTCCATCTGAATCTCTCTAACCGTCAGGTGGTGTAAACTCTGAATCTCTCTAACCGTCAGGTGGTGTAAACTCCATCTGAATCTCTCTAACCGTCAGGTGATGTAAACTCCATCTGAATCTCTCTAACCGTCAGGTGGTGTAACTCCATCTGAATCTCTCTAACCGTCAGGTGGTGTACACTCCATCTGAATCTCTCTAACCGTCAGGTGGTGTAACTCCATCTGAATCTCTCTAACCGTCAGGTGGTGTAAACTCTGAATCTCTCTAACCATCAGGTGGTGTAACTCCATCTGAATCTCTCTAACCGTCAGGTGGTGTAACTCCATCTGAATCTCTCTAACCGTCAGGTGGTGTAAACTCCATCTGAATCTCTCTAACCGTCAGGTGGTGTAAACTCTGAATCTCTCTAACCGTCAGGTGGTGTAAACTCTGAATCTCTCTTACAGTCAGGTGGTGTAAACTCCATCTGAATCTCTCTAACCGTCAGGTGGTGTAAACTCTGAATCTCTCTAACCGTCAGGTGGTGTAAACTCCATCTGAATCTCTCTAACCGTCAGGTGGTGTAAACTCTGAATCTCTCTAACCGTCAGGTGGTGTAAACTCTGAATCTCTCTTACCATCAGGTGGTGTAACTCCATCTGAATCTCTCTAACCGTCAGGTGGTGTAAACTCTGAATCTCTCTTACCGTCAGGTGGTGTAAACTCTGAATCTCTCTAACCGTCAGGTGGTGTAACTCCATCTGAATCTCTCTTACCGTCAGGTGGTGCAAACTCCATCTGAAAGCCCACTCTGCTGAGTAGGTCATAGAATTGCACAGGCAAGCGCTGGTACATTCGCTGAGAAGAGGTAGACACCTGCAAATGCCTCTTCCTAAGGTCAAAGACCTGCTTCAGAGCTTTGTTCTCCACCTTCTCAACCTGTAACGCATCAGCCATGGACATATTTGATGAATTATCAGGCAGTGAATACCACAGATTGCACCTTTAATGTTATCCATCGTTTCTTGTGACACTCACCCTGACAATTTCAAGTCCGGGAAAATGTTGCTGTCTCTCTTTATAGTCAGAACTGTTGTCATCTACAGGCTTCCTTGGGGAACTGATGGGAGATTGCAGGCCCATTAAACTCAACTGTTCTTTTGCAAAATCCTCTTGGACTTCGCAGCACAGGGCTTCCACCTCTAACACAGCAGCTTTGAACCCTCTAGAAGCCCCCTGGATGGTCAATCCAAAGCGGCCATCTTTAAAGTTCTCCTCGATGGAAACTTCCCTCTTGGTCTGAAGGGAAAGAAGCTCTTCAAACTCCCTCTGGCCAAAGTGCTGGATGAAATTGTTGTGAATGGTGATTGCATTCTTCGAGGCAGGGTACAAAACATCCAAATACCAGCGTCTGGCCTCCCTCAATGTCTCATGATAGGCACTGCAGAGCTCGATAAATGGTTGTACACTTTTCCTTGCATCTCTGGAGTCGGAATGGACAGTTTCGTGCTTAAATACTTAAAGATGAGACATAGAAGAAGAAAACTGTAAGAAACACTGTGGGAGATATACTGTAGGAAATACTGTAATAAATACAATGAGATATAATGTAAGAAATACTGTAAGAAATACTGTGAGATATAATGTAGGAAATACCGTGGAATATACTGTCGGAAATATTGTGAGATATACTGTAGGAAATACTGTAAGATATACTGTGAGATATACTGTAGGAAATACTGTAAGAAATACTGTGAGATATAATGTAGGAAATACCGTGGAATATACTGTCGGAAATATTGTGAGATACACTGTAGGAAATACTGTAAGAAATACTGTGAGATATACTGTAGGAAATACTGTAAGAAATACTGTGAGATATAATGTAGGAAATACCGTGGAATATACTGTCGGAAATATTGTGAGATACACTGTAGGAAATACTGTAAGAAATACTGTGAGATATACTGTAGGAAATACTGTAAGAAATACTGTGAGATATAATGTAGGAAATACCGTGGAATATACTGTCGGAAATATTGTGAGATACACTGTAGGAAATACTGTGAGATATACTGTAGGAAATACTGTAAGATATACTGTAGGAAATACTGTGgatgtaacggtcgtctttcgttgagagagtggaccaagacgcagcgggtgctgaatacataatgatttattaacacaAGACGAAACACtatgaacacttgaacaaactacaaaacaataaacgaagtcaacagacctgaacaaacgaacttacataataacacgaagaacgcacgaacaggaacagactacatacacgaacgaaaacgaaacagtcccgtgtggtgcgacatacacagacacggaagacaatcacccacaaacaaacagtgtgaacaacctaccttaatatggttctcaatcagaggaaacgtaaaacacctgtccctgattgagaaccatatcaggctaatagacaatgaatctaaacatagaaacacataacatagaatgcccaccccaactcacgccctgaccatactaaacaaataagaaaaagaaaaaacaggtcaggaacgtgacagaacccccccccccccccctcaaggtgcgaactccgggcgcaccacctaaagtctaggggagggtctgggtgggcatctgtccacggtggcggctctggctctggacgtggtccccatcccaccatagtcaatccccgcttttgtagcctcctcccaatgaccaccctccaaattaaccccactggattaaggggcagcaccggactaaggggcagcaccggaatgaggggaaGCTCCGGAATGAggggaggctccggactgagggacggtagctccggactgagggacagcagctccggactgagggacggcagctccggactgagggacggcagctccggattgagtctctagattttgctcgcctgatgtagagtatattgtgataaattgcaggccacactacttgcctagagagttttcagctatactttttgtggctgtttatttaccaccacagacagatgctggcactaagaccgcactcagtcagctatataaggaaataagcaaataggaaaccactcacccagaggcggcgcttctagttgcagggaaacttaaataatTTCTACCtaatttccatcaacatgttaaatgtgcaaccagagggaaagaaattctagatcacctgtactccacacacagagacgcgtacaaagctctccctcaccctccatttggtaaatccgaccacaactctatcctcctgattcctgcttacaagcaaaatttaaagcaggaagcaccagtgactcggtctacaACAAAAAGTGGTcatatgaagcagatgctaaactacaggactgttttgctatcacagactggaacatgttctgagattcttccgatggcattgaggagtacaccacatcagtcactggctttatcaataagtgcatcgaggacgtcgtccccacagtgactgtacgtacataccccaaccagaagccatggattacaggcaacattcacactgagctaaagggtagagctgccgctttcaaggtgcgggactctaacccggaagcttataagaaatcctgctaggCCCTGcggcgaaccatcaaacaggcaaagcatcaatacagggctaagattgaatcgtactacaccggctccgacgcttgtcttatgtggcagggcctgcaaactattacagactacaaagggaagcacagccgcgagctgcccagtgacacgagcctaccagaccagctaaatcccttctatgctcgctttgaggtaagcaacactgagggatgcatgagagcatcagctgttccggacgactgttgatcacgctctccgtagccgacgtgagtaagacctttaaacaggtcaacattcacaaggctgcggggccaaaaggattaccaggacgtgtccaccgggcatgtgctgaccaactggcaggtgtcttcactaacattttcaacatgtccctgattgagtctgtaataccaacatgtttcaagcagaccaccatagtccctgtgcccagaaCACGTTggaaacctgcctaaattactacagacccgtagcactcacgtctgtagtcatgaagtgctttgaaaggttggtcatggctcacatcaacaccattatcccagaaaccctagacccactctaatttgtataccacccaaacagatccacagatgatgcaatctctattgcactccacactgccctttctcacctggacaaaaggatcacctatgtgagaatgctattcattgactacagctcagcgttcaacaccatagtaccctcaaagctcatcactaagctaaggatcatgggacaaaacacctccctctgcaacttgatcctggacttcctgacgggccgcccccaggtggggagggtaggtagcaacacatctgccacgctgatcctcaactctggggcccctcaggggtgtgtgctcagtcctctcctgtattccctgttcacccacgactgcatggccagacacgactccatggccagacacgactccaaacaccatcattaattttgcagacgacacaacagtggtaggcctgatcaccgacaatgacgagacagcctatagggaggaggtcagagacctggctgggtggtgccagaataacaacctatccctcaacgtaaccgaGACTAAggaaatgattgtggactacaggaaaaggaggaccgagcacgcccccattctcatcgacggggctgtagtggagcaggttgagagcttcaagttccttggtgtccacatcaccaacaaactagaatggtccaaacacaccaagacagtcgtgaagagggcacgacaaagcctatccccccctcaggaaactaaaaagatttggcatgggtcctcagatcctcaaaaggttctacagctgcaacatcgagagcatcctgactggttgtgtcCCTGCCTGgaacggcaattgctcggccccctaccgcaaggcactacagagggtagtgcgtacggcccaatacatcactggggcaaagctgcctgccatccaggacctctacaccaggcggtgtcagaggaaggccctaagaattgtcaaagaccccagccaccccagtcatagactgttctcgctactaccacatggcaagcggtaccggagtgccaagtctaggacaaaaaggcttctcaacagtttttacccccaagccataagactactgaacaggtaatcaaatggctacccggactatttgcattgtggccccccccccccccccccccccaaatccctctttttacgctactgctactctctgtttattatatatgcatagtcactttaaccatatctacatgtacatactacctcaatcagcccgactaactggtgtctgtatgtagccgcgctactgttatagcctcgctactgtatatagcttcgctactgttatttttcactgttgtTTTACTGTTGAGGCCCTTTGACAGCTGGGTAGAAAACTTTTCCTCACCTGGCTTCTTGAACTTCATTGCACCTGCACCGGCATCAACACCATGGAGCAAAGCAGTACATCCAAACTTGCTATGCAGGACATATGTCAGTGCTGGCCCGCATTGTTCCAGGATGCTCACCATCTCCTCCTCCAGAGGGATATTCTCTGACCTGGCCATTGCTCTCACAGAACAAGGAATATTGATCTGAGGAATGAGGAGAACATTTAAGATCAATAAAAGATGGAAGCCGCGCCACTGTCCGCCCCACCGACGTtgtcattgtttttgttttgttgatcaAGTGGAGGTGAGGAGCATCACGCAACGTGGTGAAACAAAAACACTACACACTCTGCTGTTCTATCACGTCCCGTGATGCAATGATGTCTGAGGGAAAAAGCAGTGTTGTTTGTTTGAAGTAACTTCGGGAGTGTATGTTGTAATACCACAAACGGACATGGCATAGTGTCTCTGCATCAGtgttatgatctaggatcagttttaatCCTTagaatcataatgaataagattacatggacaaggggacctgatcctagatcagcactcctactctatgactctgaatactggtccttttagattacatggacagggggacctgatcctagaccagctctatGACTCTGAATACTGGATcttttagattacatggacagggggggacctgatcctagaccagc
It encodes:
- the LOC129867965 gene encoding uncharacterized protein LOC129867965, producing MARSENIPLEEEMVSILEQCGPALTYVLHSKFGCTALLHGVDAGAGAMKFKKPVFKHETVHSDSRDARKSVQPFIELCSAYHETLREARRWYLDVLYPASKNAITIHNNFIQHFGQREFEELLSLQTKREVSIEENFKDGRFGLTIQGASRGFKAAVLEVEALCCEVQEDFAKEQLSLMGLQSPISSPRKPVDDNSSDYKERQQHFPGLEIVRVEKVENKALKQVFDLRKRHLQVSTSSQRMYQRLPVQFYDLLSRVGFQMEFAPPDEQKLGEGIYFSGSVHGAERLWKGSADEEYLYFIEAQVLTGKSIVGCPGLIVPPPFARDPLTLYDSVKGGGDTWVIFNGHQALPEYLITCKKPTYVKPHALFNWGKAKKPQKNEDIVIKGREVDPAVFHISSKVDRWIKDLNLKEPESSSIPHDAVYLSESNRHRIHAMRIQETLRKARDKESFNWNIKVPSNMVDWQQQPGGQYQRIHPIHNFHLQQALERKQPRVEVSVRGKMCKFTLPDRAANKTSGNILKSRQIDKLAAQPIESLPQHWDAMPANTSCLSCLIQPGSPEHNEVLNLFRATCPNKVIKIERIQNPTLWRSLQIKKHDMELRNGHQKNEKRLFHGTCHTTINHINNYGFNRSFAGKNATAFGNGTYFAVGASYSASSTYSRADLQGQKNMYLCRVLTGDFTAGRRGMTVPPAKSTTTFELYNSVTDNPSGPSMFVVFHDNQAYPEYLITFF